The genomic interval GCATGAGACACAACTACACTATACACcagttttggtttttgttttgttttttcaccACCACCTTCTCTAATAAATCCCAAATAATCCTTGTTTGGGATTTTACCAAGTCCCTCTGTGGACTCCTGCAAATTCCAACCACTGCCACCTCCTCAGGTAAGGCAAAGCAGGCGCCTTTCTCATCCCCATTGGGTTTGTTATGTGTTCTGGCTTTGTGGGTGGTCCATTGTTGACTTGTCTACTCTGGTTTTTTGTGGTCGTGGGCATTCTGCGTTGACGAGGTTCAAGGGGTCTGGGATTGGTTTTCTTTCGTTCTTGACTTTGTGGGTTGGTCTTGATTTTCTGTGTTTCTGGTTTTGTGTTGGAGTTATGTTTGGAGGCTGTTTTTGAGTTTCTGGTAGgggtttttggttttagtGATGGACTGATGGCCATTCCATGAAAGGTGGTAGGTTGGTTTGGGTTGACTTCACTTTCCAAGGTCAGAGATTAGGCTTTTCCATCAGCTTGGGGTGGTTTTTGTTAAGATTTGCAGTTAACCATGTGAATGATTTTGCTTTGCTGAATGAACTTGAGGATGAGCAGAGGTTGAACCTCGCTATCCAATTAGAATGATTGAGAACCTAGAGATAAGTCAGATAACTTGATTAGGGATAGATGCTGAACTCAGGGCATGGAAGAATGTTAGTCAGAATTGTATGTACTTTATGTGGGGATTGTTTTGGTTGTATGAGCATCATTGACATTGTTCTGTACTCGTTTAGATCACAAGGTTCGTAACTGTCAGGAAAGTTGTtcttagtttttgttttctttgtttaagTCTTCCTGCTATGTGTGAGTTCAGAGTTGATTCATAGGAATCATATCTACAATAAAAATCTCTACTTGACAGCTCCTTGTTGTAGCTTTTACTGACATTAAGTGGTGGTTGCAACTGAATGCTTGAAACCAGAAACATTATTTTGGTCTCTTGGATAGTTGGATTGTTGGATCATGTAAAAACCCAGTGATCTTAGATGCTACTTATTATGAATTTGTTATGGTAGTTTTGTTGGAACAGTCTTTAATCTTGTTTATAATTCTTTTAGTTGATGTATTATTAGAATATTATGCTCCAACGTTTATGCTGTTCTTAAACATACTGGGAATtctgtgatgatttttcttttgacgAATGTATGTCAAGGCCTTGAATAGCATAAGGAAATCTTTAGAAATTGTGTCCAGTTCTATAATAATCAATGCTGCCTTTTCGTTGCAGATTAAGTGTTATACACATCAACAATGGTGAGCTTAAGAAGGCGCAGGCTCTTGGGATTATGCTCTGGTAAAAACTTAGTTGGAATCTGTTATACAAGATACGATTACTACTTCTGTTGAACACTGTTTTTCTGATACGTTTTCACATTCTGACTTAGTTGAGCTTTAAGTTTTGTTATTCTGTCTTTTCAGAGCTTTAAAATAAATTTGCAGCTTTCATGACGAGAAAATTAGTTAATACGTTCCTGTTTGCAACTAAATGATGGCCCTTACcaaatttttggtttttgcaGGGCGAAGTTCCGTTCTAACTCCACTTCCTTTGTTTTGTGACAACACAAAACTTGACAATGTACACCTCATGCCTTCGGAAAATAGAAATCTTCGAGACAGGGTAAGACTGAATTCAGTCACTTCATATTACAATATGGTTTTAATTAACCAAACCACAttctcagaaaaaaaaaaaagccaaaACCATGGAGCCTTGGCCAACAATTTGAAAATGTCGGTGGCTCCAGACCTTTCTGTGACCCAAAGATGCTAGTTCTTTCTAGTTTTTTCATAATGAAGTTTTTTCAGCATCTAGTTCTGGCTGTATGCTTTATTGCGAATAATTCAATCTACCCAAAAtgggaaagatacacacagaAGTACGAGTAGGAAATCAAAAATCTTATTGGGAAAACAAAGTAGATGCTTTTATGTTCAAATCATCTGATATTTCATTCATTACTAGAGTGGTGCAAAAACAGAACCTCCATCATCAACAGCTTATGGTTCTAGCTTGGCAAACGAGCAACCTCAAAAATACGTTCCAGGTATGTTGTTTCATCTAAAAAACCATTAGTATGTGTATTGAGTTATTATTGAGTGATCACATCTTCGTGGAATGGGCTAATTGATATAATATACTTAGTTAAATTATCATTCTCATAATAACATAGTAGGGAATGATCCACAAAATGGAGGCTCAAATGTGCAAACTCATCTTTATGGCTTCCATATCTCTGGCTTTAAGCTCTGGTGAACATTGTGATTGTGTTTTCATTCATCGGACAAGAtggaatttttattttttataccAGGAGAAAGGGATGGATTaaaaatcttgtttgattgttCATGTCTAGCTTAGAATTTCAACATAACTGACTATATTTGTATAGAAATGGAAGTATTTCAGATAATGTGCAATCATATCAAAAAATTTGAGGTGTTGAAACTGTTTGGGATTTAAGCTGCTGTTGCGGTTTTTGATCAATTCTAATGTTCTGTATGCTCTTCATAGGGCCACCAATTAAGCGCAGAAAACGACACCGCAGAAAGCATATTCATAACCAAGAACCATGTCTGATGAGAGGTGTCTatttcaaaaatatgaaatggcAGGCAGCAATTAAGGTTgataaaaaacaaattcacttGGGCACTGTTGGTTCACAAGAAGAGGCTGCTCATTTGTACGACAGGTAAAACTGCAtcttcaaattttattttttattttttgactaAGCAGGTTATACAAGCTCATTCAATTGTGCATAACCCACTGATAGAGTGATATACTCTATTCAAATATGACTTATACCGGTTGAAATAATTTGGATAACCATAAAGTTAGCTGCAGTATCTATTCTCTTTTGATTATTTGGTGCCTCCTCTTTATTAGAGACTGGGCATCAtgttaataaaaatatgaagtCAGATATTTCTACACCTTATCCCTGTCGAATGTTTAGCAGCTTGAAGTTCAAGAATAGTATCTTTGTTTTTGCCTCACTAGTTTGTGTTCTGGAAGCTAGAATTTTAAAGGCTCAATATGTTAATTTTCCTGTGCATCTTTCCTAGTCTCCTAAGCTTCTCTGTGTCTCACAATATAGTGGTTCCACTCCCCAAGATGCAAAAGTGAATATGATTAGCTAAATGTGATGGGGGAAGATAAgcatgatttgttttggttattGGTACACATAAAACTAATCTTATTATTTGTATCCAGGGCTGCTTTCATGTGTGGGAGGGAGCCAAATTTTGAGCTTCCTGAAGAGGAGAAGCAAGAATTGATGAAGTTCAAGTGGGAGGAATTCTTGGCGGTGACTCGTCACTCCATAAACAACAAAAGTTGGTTTCCAACCTTGTCTTGTCTAACATCCCTCAGACCTATATGTACCATAGATCTTTAATCGTTTGCTTTCTCAATATAATTCAGAGCTCAAGAAATGGCAGTGGTCTGCCTCAGAAAAAAGGTCTGAGACACCTCCATTACAACATGGTGACTGGGAAGACAAGCAAGACGTAAATGGTCTCTCAACCTCGGAAGATGGGGAGGAAGACAGACGAGTTTCTTGATCATAATGGTTTGAGAACAATGCCTGATATTTCCGGTTTTAACAGTTAAGTGCTAGCTGATAGTCCTCCATTTTTTAAAGTATAAAGGCCCATATTAGAGCAAAGATGCTAAATTTCATTGTCTTTATTAGGCAAATGCCCAGTAAGTAGCTTCAGATTAGAAGCATCATAGTGTTCATTTGCTGTTAGTTCAAATGAACCAGTGTCTATGAGAAATCTATTGATTTATTACATGCTGTTCGCTGCTGAGCAGACGAATAATGTCCTGAGAAATTTAATTTGCAGAAGAAACATGACCTGAAGGTTACCTTTTCCTATTCTGCAATCACATAGCAGTACCTTGAGTTTAGCAGTACTTGAAAAGAATGGTATTTCTAGTATTTCTTACGGTTTCTCTCTTCTTAATAATAAGATCAACTTGGGCTTGTTTAAGTTGAAAATAGGAGTCTTAATACAAAAAGAAGTTGCTTGTAAAGGAGGCTAAGTGTATTTCGTTGACTTCCACTATGAATCTttgtacaaaaaaataaaattcaaagaaaGGAAGGCGTATTGATCATGTTGATGCGTCTTCAGATTCTAATATGAGCGACACACCAAAGTGCTATAAAGGCGTAAAATGATGATTTACAATACAACATGCTTTGCAGACGCCTTTGTTCTTACTTCTGTGTAAACCCGTAGGCTTAGTAAGAAAGCTGAAAGCATAATAAAGATAGATTGACACAATGCTTATAGTGGGTCACTATGCCTTCAGTGAGCATGACTACGTCCATTTAAGATTCCACTATGTTCAGCAATAGCCTTTTCCATTTATAACTAAAGAAAGCTTCCTCACATTCcttgtttccaatgtgggacaaaagTCCACATATCTATTACTGAGCATATTCTGGAGCATGGGAGAGTGACTTCCAggtgtttgggcctaaaataatactccggtattatctagactatttaggctcatggaccggttatttggggaaaatatatcacaaagcgagattacctgccgtattggaatagatttatgGGACTATCGCTGTATAGAATttgagttgattaaggaaggtgaatctaaatcaactaggaggttctcaagacttcattcgcaagaaagaacaagttgtgttctctatacAAGGGGGTCGAATGCGCAGAATAacacacgcaacgtcaaacaaactatcgcgcaaccgcatagtcaaatctctctacggagtaaaagtccgattcgcttcggcaaccaagtctcccatcggagcggagcta from Argentina anserina chromosome 2, drPotAnse1.1, whole genome shotgun sequence carries:
- the LOC126783437 gene encoding ethylene-responsive transcription factor-like protein At4g13040 — protein: MVSLRRRRLLGLCSGRSSVLTPLPLFCDNTKLDNVHLMPSENRNLRDRSGAKTEPPSSTAYGSSLANEQPQKYVPGPPIKRRKRHRRKHIHNQEPCLMRGVYFKNMKWQAAIKVDKKQIHLGTVGSQEEAAHLYDRAAFMCGREPNFELPEEEKQELMKFKWEEFLAVTRHSINNKKLKKWQWSASEKRSETPPLQHGDWEDKQDVNGLSTSEDGEEDRRVS